The following are encoded together in the Salvia hispanica cultivar TCC Black 2014 chromosome 6, UniMelb_Shisp_WGS_1.0, whole genome shotgun sequence genome:
- the LOC125194433 gene encoding protein G1-like1, which produces MSAPPRYSSSSPTSDSSSGNPKLAAPSSLSRYESQKRRDWNTFGQYLKNHKPPLVLSRCSGAHILEFLRYLDQFGKTKVHGGGCPFFGHPHPPAPCPCPLRQAWGSLDALVGRLRAAFEENGGRPETNPFGARAVRLYLREVRDSQAKARGIAYEKKKRKKPLKQQMEMQAVEEEEAAGLMMVGSSAPRGSIILPLSVLN; this is translated from the coding sequence atgtccGCTCCACCTCGCTACAGTTCAAGCAGCCCTACGTCCGATTCGAGCTCCGGCAACCCGAAATTGGCGGCTCCGTCGTCGCTCAGCCGCTACGAGTCGCAGAAGCGGCGCGACTGGAACACGTTCGGGCAGTATCTGAAGAACCACAAGCCGCCGCTGGTGCTGAGCCGGTGCAGCGGCGCCCACATCCTGGAATTCCTGCGCTACCTGGATCAGTTCGGGAAGACGAAGGTCCACGGCGGCGGCTGCCCCTTCTTCGGGCACCCGCACCCGCCGGCGCCGTGCCCCTGCCCGCTGCGCCAGGCGTGGGGGAGCCTCGACGCGCTCGTCGGCCGCCTACGCGCCGCCTTCGAGGAGAACGGAGGGCGGCCGGAGACCAATCCGTTCGGCGCACGCGCCGTCAGGCTCTACCTCCGCGAGGTGAGGGATTCGCAGGCCAAGGCGCGCGGGATTGCGTATGAGAAGAAGAAGCGGAAGAAGCCGCTCAAGCAGCAGATGGAGATGCaggcggtggaggaggaggaggcggcgggaTTGATGATGGTGGGATCGTCGGCGCCGAGGGGATCCATCATTCTTCCTTTATCTGTGCTTAATTAA
- the LOC125194432 gene encoding uncharacterized protein LOC125194432 — METASSPILYTLRFGGGSATSTSAAHAASTAKVYYHLRRKSPSDISLLASSENCRCSSLCGRFQKKLRFGRLICDASSQIPAERDQSQKFAVLIEVEGVLMDVYRLCNRHAFNAAFKKLGLDCANWSEPVYLDLLRRSVGDEERMLILFFNRIGWPTSVATSEKGSFMKNVLREKKNALVDLVASNEFSLRPGAEEFIDKACEEAVPVAILAAYSINGEKVARSIVEKLGTDRISKIKIIGDDEVKQSFYGQLVFGKGVSSSLDEQLAKAVNKAASAEKQRVAEEVASMLKLKVELNTTSSERIQNIVAALRAGAEKVDVPIYNCILVTGSQSGVAAAERIGMPCVVLRSSSTSRAEFQAGVAVMDGFGGGDLTISRLRKKLFP; from the exons ATGGAAACCGCTTCGTCGCCGATTTTATACACACTCCGATTTGGCGGCGGCTCCGCCACCTCCACTTCCGCTGCACACGCTGCCAGTACTGCTAAAGTTTACTACCACCTACGCAGAAAGAGTCCGAGTGATATTTCTCTACTTGCATCTTCAGAAAATTGCCGTTGTAGTAGTTTATGCGGACGGTTCCAGAAGAAATTGCGGTTTGGTCGGTTGATTTGCGATGCTTCCTCACAGATTCCAGCTGAACGTGATCAATCGCAGAAATTTGCGGTACTAATTGAAGTGGAAGG GGTCTTAATGGATGTATACCGGTTATGCAACCGCCATGCATTTAATGCAG CATTTAAAAAGCTGGGATTAGATTGTGCAAATTGGAGTGAACCAGTTTACTTGGACCTTCTAAG GAGAAGTGTTGGTGATGAAGAAAGGAtgttaatattgttttttaacAGG ATTGGTTGGCCCACATCAGTTGCCACAAGTGAGAAAGGgagttttatgaaaaatgttttacGTGAGAAG AAGAATGCATTGGTTGATCTTGTCGCATCAAATGAATTTTCGTTGAGACCTGGCGCTGAAGA GTTCATCGACAAGGCTTGTGAAGAAGCTGTGCCAGTGGCTATCTTGGCAGCGTATAGCATAAACGGCGAAAAGGTGGCAAG aTCAATTGTTGAAAAGCTTGGAACTGATAGAATATCGAAGATAAAGATCATTGGAGATGACGAAGTAAAGCAAAGCTTTTATGGCCAACTTGTATTTGGAAAAGGTGTATCTTCCAGTTTGGATGAACAGCTAGCCAAGGCAGTGAATAAAGCTG CTTCTGCCGAGAAACAGAGAGTCGCAGAGGAGGTTGCTTCCATGCTGAAGCTGAAAGTGGAACTTAACACTACTTCAAGTGAAAG AATTCAAAATATTGTAGCTGCACTGAGGGCAGGAGCAGAAAAGGTAGATGTGCCGATTTACAACTGCATACTTGTTACTGGAAGCCAATCTGGAGTTGCTGCTGCTGAGCGAATTGGCATGCCTTGTGTAGTTCTTAGGAGTAG CTCAACATCTAGAGCTGAATTCCAAGCTGGCGTTGCTGTGATGGATGGGTTTGGTGGCGGGGACCTGACCATTTCCAGACTTCGCAAAAAATTGTTTCCTTGA
- the LOC125194431 gene encoding U-box domain-containing protein 30-like has product MPMFQPRRKDSGGGDGDGYILDVESAVKDGVLGGGAVAVYGGEKLDLKKMIEELNLCEVPSVFICPISLEPMQDPVTLCTGQTYERSNILKWFSLGHYTCPTTMQELWDDTLTPNTTLHHLTHTWFSHKYVQMKKRSEDAEGRASELLTNLKRVKGQARVQTLKELQRVVANHSAARKTVVDEGGVALVSSLLGPFTSYAIGSEVVAILVNLSLTSEAKMSLMQPAKVSSVVDVLNEGSIETKINCVRLIEMLMEEENDFRTELVSSHSLLVALMRLVRNKRHPNGHLPALALLKSISTLKEVRSLIVSIGAIPHLLELIPVLNPECVELALSVLDTLSSVPQGKQALKDCSNTIPTMVKLLMRITECCTDYALSILCSVCNLSPQECSLRAVDAGLAAKLLLVIQSGCSPALKQRAAELLKLCSLNCSDTIFISKCKLTRTIQ; this is encoded by the coding sequence ATGCCTATGTTTCAGCCTCGTAGAAAAGAcagtggtggtggtgatggtgatggGTATATTCTCGATGTGGAATCCGCCGTGAAGGATGGTGTTTTAGGGGGCGGCGCTGTGGCGGTATACGGCGGTGAGAAATTGGATCTGAAAAAGATGATTGAAGAGCTCAATTTGTGTGAGGTTCCCTCAGTTTTCATTTGCCCCATCTCCCTTGAACCGATGCAAGATCCTGTCACACTCTGCACTGGCCAAACCTATGAGAGGTCCAACATCTTGAAATGGTTTAGTTTGGGGCATTACACTTGCCCCACCACAATGCAGGAGCTCTGGGACGACACCCTCACCCCCAACACTACCTTGCATCACTTGACACACACCTGGTTCTCTCACAAGTATGTGCAGATGAAGAAGCGTTCCGAGGATGCTGAGGGCAGGGCGTCCGAGCTCCTCACCAATCTCAAGAGGGTTAAGGGCCAGGCGCGGGTGCAGACCCTCAAGGAGCTGCAGAGGGTCGTGGCGAATCACTCCGCTGCTAGGAAGACTGTCGTGGATGAGGGTGGCGTGGCCCTCGTCTCGTCCTTGCTAGGCCCATTCACTTCCTACGCCATAGGGTCTGAGGTCGTGGCGATTCTTGTCAACTTGAGCCTCACTTCCGAGGCGAAGATGAGCTTGATGCAGCCTGCGAAAGTCTCGTCTGTAGTGGACGTTTTGAATGAGGGTTCAATTGAGACGAAGATTAATTGTGTTAGGTTGATTGAGATGCTGATGGAGGAGGAGAATGATTTTAGGACGGAGCTCGTGTCAAGCCATAGCTTGTTGGTCGCGTTGATGAGGCTAGTGAGGAATAAGAGGCACCCTAATGGCCATTTGCCTGCCCTCGCCCTTCTTAAGTCGATTTCCACGCTCAAAGAGGTCCGGAGTTTGATTGTCAGCATCGGAGCAATACCTCACCTGTTAGAGCTGATACCGGTGTTAAATCCAGAGTGTGTCGAGCTTGCTCTCTCCGTGTTGGACACCCTTTCATCTGTGCCACAAGGGAAGCAAGCGTTGAAGGATTGTTCGAACACGATCCCAACTATGGTTAAGCTACTCATGAGGATCACCGAGTGCTGCACAGATTACGCCCTCTCAATCTTGTGCTCTGTCTGCAACCTCTCGCCTCAAGAATGCTCATTGAGAGCTGTGGACGCTGGTCTTGCAGCTAAGCTCCTCCTCGTCATCCAGAGTGGCTGCAGTCCAGCCCTCAAGCAGCGCGCTGCCGAGCTTTTGAAGCTCTGCAGTCTCAACTGTTCAGATACGATATTCATCTCCAAGTGCAAACTGACTAGAACGATCCAATGA